One genomic window of Elaeis guineensis isolate ETL-2024a chromosome 2, EG11, whole genome shotgun sequence includes the following:
- the LOC105057809 gene encoding eukaryotic translation initiation factor 5A — protein sequence MSDEEHHFESKADAGASKTFPQQAGTIRKNGYIVIKGRPCKVVEVSTSKTGKHGHAKCHFVGIDIFTAKKLEDIVPSSHNCDVPDVTRTDYQLIDISEDGFLSLLTESGNTKDDLRLPTDEALLSQIKDGFAEGKDLVVTVMSAMGEEQICALKDIGPK from the exons ATGTCGGACGAGGAGCACCACTTCGAGTCGAAAGCCGACGCCGGGGCGTCGAAGACCTTCCCGCAGCAGGCTGGGACGATCCGGAAGAACGGTTACATAGTTATCAAGGGGAGACCGTGCAAG GTTGTGGAGGTTTCAACCTCAAAGACTGGGAAGCACGGTCATGCAAAATGCCACTTTGTTGGCATCGACATCTTCACTGCAAAAAAGCTTGAGGATATTGTGCCCTCGTCCCACAATTGTGAT GTTCCCGATGTTACTCGTACTGACTATCAACTGATTGATATATCTGAGGATGGTTTT TTGAGTCTTCTGACTGAAAGTGGTAACACCAAGGATGATCTTAGACTTCCAACTGATGAGGCTCTTCTTTCTCAG atcaaagatggGTTTGCGGAAGGAAAAGATCTGGTCGTGACTGTGATGTCTGCTATGGGTGAGGAACAGATTTGTGCACTGAAGGACATTGGCCCCAAGTAG